The following proteins come from a genomic window of Bremerella cremea:
- a CDS encoding sugar phosphate isomerase/epimerase family protein gives MEKWAIGVFASLDAGLGVNLNVAQELGIKTIQLHAPQQSSRTKENADAFLAKLNDMGITLTCVFGGFEGESYADIPTTQKTVGLVPAETRAARTAEMKEIADFANLLGCKCVGLHIGFIPHDTSDPQYAQVVAVAQELCDHCKTMGQSVHLETGQETADGLLQFIGDVARDNLKVNFDPANMILYGTGEPIEAVKKVGKHLGSVHCKDAKWAANPGQEWGQEVPVGQGDVNFESYLSALQEVGYEGPLTIEREIPQEPERQKQEIGHAVTVLTDLKSKILG, from the coding sequence GTGGAAAAGTGGGCTATTGGCGTGTTTGCCAGTCTCGATGCCGGTCTCGGTGTGAATCTAAACGTTGCCCAGGAACTGGGAATCAAAACCATTCAACTGCATGCCCCGCAGCAGTCTTCCCGCACCAAAGAAAATGCCGATGCGTTTCTGGCCAAGCTCAACGACATGGGCATCACGTTGACGTGCGTCTTTGGCGGGTTTGAAGGGGAAAGCTACGCCGACATTCCAACCACGCAAAAGACGGTTGGCCTGGTTCCTGCGGAAACCCGCGCTGCTCGTACGGCGGAAATGAAAGAGATCGCCGACTTTGCGAACCTCTTGGGTTGCAAGTGCGTGGGTCTGCACATTGGTTTCATCCCGCACGATACCAGCGACCCGCAGTACGCCCAGGTTGTGGCGGTTGCTCAAGAGCTGTGCGATCACTGTAAGACGATGGGCCAGAGTGTCCACCTGGAAACCGGACAGGAAACGGCTGACGGTTTGCTTCAGTTCATCGGCGACGTGGCACGCGATAACTTGAAGGTCAACTTCGACCCGGCCAACATGATTTTGTACGGGACCGGCGAACCGATTGAAGCGGTCAAGAAGGTCGGCAAGCACCTCGGCAGTGTTCACTGCAAAGACGCCAAGTGGGCTGCCAACCCCGGTCAGGAATGGGGCCAGGAAGTTCCTGTGGGCCAAGGAGATGTCAACTTCGAGTCTTACCTAAGTGCCCTGCAGGAAGTCGGCTACGAAGGCCCGCTGACCATCGAACGCGAAATCCCGCAAGAGCCAGAACGCCAGAAGCAGGAAATCGGCCACGCGGTTACCGTGCTTACCGATTTGAAGTCGAAGATTCTCGGCTAA
- a CDS encoding NPCBM/NEW2 domain-containing protein yields the protein MKMLCLIMLLLTAATPAVEVQQLDGSVAEGTLVDLTSKSLTLQASDQTTTTLGTKEIIGVKPVVTSPAESRKAPTSELILADDSHVLVSDLQVESRNAKLTLTFGEQVEIGRSNIKAVRFLHPNAEENDPHQESWQKLLAENSTQDAIVLVRDGVLVVQELVIHNINSEGIQIQLDTIERTVAPSKLYGLLFFQRTAREFAAPLCLVHLQDNSTLIAKSVRLTGDRLQISTLVGSDLPIPFSQIRDLDYAAGNIQFLDEMKPSLVEWTPILRSAIGMRELALIYQPRMNESFENEPLQLEFDGQPVSFTRGIAMHATSVLVYDLPSGFRQLSLQAGIAPRSLGMCTAKLQIVGDQKILLEKEFHEDTPPEDIVVNISGVRRLKIIVAALDDEDFGDTLHLCQARLLK from the coding sequence ATGAAGATGCTATGCCTGATCATGCTCCTGCTTACCGCCGCGACACCGGCGGTTGAGGTGCAACAACTTGATGGTTCCGTCGCCGAAGGTACCTTGGTCGATTTAACGAGCAAGTCGCTCACCCTCCAGGCGTCCGACCAAACGACCACCACGTTGGGCACGAAGGAAATCATTGGCGTTAAACCGGTCGTTACCTCTCCAGCGGAAAGCCGAAAAGCTCCGACATCCGAGTTGATCTTGGCAGACGATTCACACGTGTTGGTTTCCGATCTTCAGGTTGAGTCGCGGAATGCCAAACTCACGTTGACGTTTGGCGAGCAAGTGGAAATCGGGAGAAGCAACATCAAAGCAGTTCGCTTTCTGCATCCCAACGCGGAAGAGAACGACCCGCACCAGGAAAGCTGGCAAAAACTGCTCGCGGAAAACTCGACCCAAGACGCGATCGTGCTGGTTCGCGATGGTGTCTTAGTGGTGCAGGAACTTGTCATTCACAATATCAACTCGGAAGGCATCCAGATTCAGCTCGACACCATCGAGCGAACCGTTGCCCCAAGCAAGCTGTACGGCTTGTTGTTCTTTCAGCGGACAGCTCGGGAGTTCGCTGCTCCGCTCTGTCTCGTTCATCTGCAAGACAATTCGACGCTGATTGCTAAATCGGTGCGGCTGACCGGCGACCGTTTGCAAATTAGTACCTTGGTCGGGAGCGACTTACCGATTCCGTTTTCGCAGATTCGCGACCTAGACTATGCCGCCGGGAACATTCAGTTTTTGGACGAGATGAAACCGTCTTTGGTCGAATGGACCCCCATTCTTCGCTCGGCGATCGGCATGCGCGAGTTGGCACTGATCTATCAGCCCCGCATGAACGAGTCCTTCGAGAATGAACCGTTGCAACTAGAATTCGACGGACAGCCGGTCTCCTTCACCCGTGGCATCGCCATGCACGCCACATCGGTCTTGGTATACGACCTGCCGTCTGGTTTCCGTCAACTAAGCCTGCAAGCCGGTATTGCTCCCCGTAGCTTGGGGATGTGTACCGCCAAATTGCAGATCGTTGGGGATCAAAAGATCTTGCTGGAAAAGGAATTCCACGAAGATACTCCGCCCGAGGACATCGTCGTCAACATCTCAGGCGTCCGCCGTCTGAAGATTATCGTCGCTGCCCTGGATGATGAAGACTTCGGCGACACCTTGCATTTGTGCCAGGCTCGCCTCCTGAAATAA
- a CDS encoding Gfo/Idh/MocA family oxidoreductase produces the protein MNLKPDEIAVGKENFNEAVGISRREFLQGSVAAAAVSGVGLGAAYFGYQQLKVNDPVRVGVIGTGDEGSVLIGAINPEYIDVVAISDIRPYNVHRAFHGDHSSPAALDARKGLMSVYDWKTEDEAKKHVKVYTDYKELLADPNIEAVICALPLFLHKQVAMDAMAAGKHVLTEKLMAQTVMQCKEMARMAEEQNLYLATGHQRHYSVLYDNAVNLIKWGVLGEIHHIRAQWHRGNLPGGDSWQQPLPGGEKLADGKMVDEIKSQMNKFKKRIEDESDPARRAQYKLLFAQYEAWNNDRDIDPTQYGYNDFTIKNRQGQDRQISAMEELCRWRLWDRTGGGLMAELGSHQLDAASIFISALRADGKKAHPLTVHATGGRHLFGYDRDADDHVYCMFEFPGSGYDPSFDVGYYDNVTNWPPAGKGVPSYNDDPHKKVVVTYSSINGNGYGGYGEVVMGSKGTLVLEREKDVMLYKNGVSADTKLSVKKGADGPTMDTQASGGGSKAAAVANTTSAGPVSRGYTEEIEHWAACIRNPGPENKPKCHPEVAMADAVIALTARLAMQRSNQGKGGYVEFKEEWFDVHSDATPEKDLA, from the coding sequence ATGAACTTGAAACCAGACGAAATAGCCGTTGGCAAGGAAAACTTCAACGAAGCCGTTGGCATTAGCCGCCGTGAGTTCCTACAAGGAAGTGTCGCTGCCGCTGCAGTTTCTGGCGTAGGTCTCGGAGCTGCCTACTTTGGGTATCAGCAATTAAAGGTCAACGATCCGGTTCGCGTTGGTGTGATCGGTACCGGGGACGAAGGAAGCGTGCTGATCGGGGCGATCAACCCGGAATACATCGACGTCGTGGCCATCTCGGACATTCGCCCTTACAACGTCCATCGTGCTTTCCACGGTGACCATTCCAGCCCGGCCGCCTTGGATGCCCGTAAAGGGTTGATGTCGGTTTACGATTGGAAGACCGAAGACGAAGCCAAAAAGCACGTCAAAGTCTACACCGACTACAAAGAACTGCTGGCCGATCCGAATATCGAAGCGGTTATCTGTGCCCTTCCCTTGTTCCTGCACAAGCAGGTCGCGATGGATGCCATGGCCGCCGGCAAGCACGTGCTGACTGAAAAGCTGATGGCCCAAACGGTCATGCAGTGCAAGGAAATGGCCCGTATGGCCGAGGAACAAAACCTGTACCTCGCCACCGGTCACCAACGCCATTACAGCGTGCTGTACGACAACGCAGTGAACCTGATCAAATGGGGCGTTCTCGGCGAAATCCATCACATCCGTGCCCAGTGGCACCGTGGTAACTTGCCTGGCGGCGACAGCTGGCAACAACCGCTACCTGGCGGCGAAAAGCTGGCCGATGGCAAGATGGTCGACGAAATCAAGTCGCAAATGAACAAGTTTAAGAAGCGTATCGAGGATGAGTCCGATCCGGCTCGCCGCGCTCAGTACAAGCTGTTGTTTGCTCAGTACGAAGCTTGGAACAACGATCGCGATATCGACCCAACCCAATACGGCTACAACGATTTCACGATCAAGAACCGTCAAGGACAAGATCGCCAGATCTCGGCCATGGAAGAACTTTGCCGTTGGCGTCTGTGGGACCGCACCGGTGGCGGTTTGATGGCCGAATTAGGCAGCCATCAGTTGGACGCCGCTTCGATCTTTATCAGTGCCCTCCGAGCCGACGGCAAGAAGGCGCACCCGCTAACTGTCCATGCGACCGGTGGACGTCACCTGTTCGGTTACGACCGCGATGCCGACGACCATGTCTACTGCATGTTCGAGTTCCCCGGCAGCGGTTATGACCCTTCGTTTGACGTCGGCTACTACGATAACGTCACCAACTGGCCACCCGCTGGCAAGGGCGTTCCTTCCTACAACGACGACCCGCATAAGAAGGTCGTGGTGACTTACTCTTCGATCAACGGTAACGGTTACGGCGGTTACGGCGAAGTGGTCATGGGCAGCAAGGGAACGCTGGTTCTCGAACGCGAGAAGGACGTGATGCTGTACAAAAACGGTGTCTCGGCCGATACCAAGCTGTCCGTGAAAAAGGGTGCCGATGGTCCGACCATGGATACCCAAGCCAGTGGCGGTGGCTCGAAGGCAGCTGCCGTGGCGAACACGACCAGTGCTGGCCCGGTAAGCCGTGGTTACACCGAGGAAATCGAACACTGGGCTGCTTGTATCCGCAACCCAGGCCCCGAGAACAAGCCGAAGTGTCATCCGGAAGTCGCCATGGCCGACGCCGTGATCGCCCTGACGGCTCGCTTGGCGATGCAGCGATCGAACCAAGGTAAGGGTGGCTACGTCGAATTCAAAGAAGAATGGTTCGACGTTCACAGCGACGCTACGCCGGAAAAAGACCTCGCGTAG
- a CDS encoding DoxX family protein, translating into MEGSKKFHSGDFSSAGFLRNAKGPLADNFRNMVFDLYGTQRLDKQYIASRAAGYRDMATNTYGEDLQGKFQDQLKKYLSRINYYFEENAEDIDKYFNEVQIYEAKRNDPNFKGVAHHEDRLVDKDKELYKSLNKWTKDIAAYEADYIDDLNRIGKMNTGSTSELAQVNPNQGPVDYTVAWVLTISGLLLMVGLFTRLAALAVAGFLLQVILAQWPLAYGADTTVAYYQSVEFIALLLIAAIGAGKFAGLDFILWNLFAKCCGCGTSSSGSNS; encoded by the coding sequence ATGGAAGGCTCGAAGAAATTTCATTCGGGCGATTTCTCTTCCGCAGGCTTTTTGCGTAACGCGAAAGGGCCGTTGGCGGACAACTTCCGCAATATGGTGTTCGATTTGTACGGGACCCAGCGTCTCGACAAACAGTACATCGCTAGCCGGGCCGCCGGCTATCGCGATATGGCGACCAACACCTACGGTGAAGACCTGCAGGGCAAATTTCAGGATCAACTGAAGAAGTATCTCTCGCGAATTAACTACTACTTTGAAGAAAACGCCGAGGATATCGACAAATATTTCAACGAAGTCCAAATCTACGAGGCAAAGCGAAACGACCCTAACTTTAAGGGGGTCGCCCACCACGAAGATCGTTTGGTCGACAAAGACAAAGAGCTTTACAAGAGCCTTAATAAGTGGACCAAAGATATCGCCGCGTACGAAGCGGACTATATCGACGACTTGAACCGGATTGGCAAGATGAACACCGGTTCGACCTCGGAACTAGCCCAGGTAAACCCCAACCAAGGCCCCGTCGATTACACCGTGGCTTGGGTGCTGACAATTTCCGGTTTGCTGTTGATGGTGGGGCTGTTTACGCGGTTAGCCGCATTAGCGGTGGCTGGTTTCCTGCTGCAGGTTATCCTCGCCCAGTGGCCTTTGGCTTATGGTGCGGACACGACCGTTGCTTACTATCAATCGGTAGAATTTATCGCATTGCTCTTGATTGCTGCGATCGGTGCGGGAAAATTTGCTGGGTTGGATTTTATCCTTTGGAACTTATTCGCTAAGTGCTGCGGCTGCGGTACATCCTCATCAGGGAGTAATTCATGA
- a CDS encoding S1C family serine protease gives MYRYFPLSLILASLVISAAPLSAADMDLVLKAEQERIDAVAKASASTISVFAGAAGGGSGVIVSPDGYAVTNFHVAEPAGNFMKCSMPEDGGKVYDAVIVGIDPVGDVAVIKMLGRDDFPAAEIVDSNDVKAGDWCFAVGNPFLLATDLQPTVTWGIVSGVHRYQYPAGTLLEYTDCLQTNAAINPGNSGGPLFNAKGQLIGINGRGSFEKRGRVNVGVGYAISINQVMNFLGYLKSGRVIDHATLGATVTTDSEGRVVVTNILSSSDAYRRGLRYGDEIISFGNREITTVNGFKNILGIYPRGWSIPLSYRRDGKRYDTVVRLTGVHSRRELLEKIGSAPIPPSPEEKPEEEGDKPKKPQRPSPPPGHGKEEAKPPEQWKHLFAKKTGYANYHFNQEHQNRLRKALDALGKWGETSDSWEFEYSLVDNDTGVIHLDPATVQGKLAGVNHNIEITGDLTQKLEPAGSGGLFLALYTWKRLLREPFETFGEVYYLGTAPRRDFNVQYDVLVGLYDALEVRAYFDQKTGELAVLEMFPESDADPCEIEFSDYREVDGYTLPYRMVVRFGDEPFDIVTVKKWNVLPASEGT, from the coding sequence ATGTATCGTTATTTCCCCCTCTCGCTGATCCTGGCCTCGTTGGTGATCTCGGCTGCGCCGTTGTCAGCCGCCGACATGGATCTTGTCTTAAAAGCCGAACAAGAGCGAATCGACGCCGTCGCGAAGGCCTCGGCATCGACGATTTCGGTTTTTGCCGGAGCCGCCGGTGGGGGCAGCGGAGTGATTGTCAGCCCTGACGGCTATGCCGTTACGAACTTTCACGTGGCCGAGCCAGCGGGCAACTTCATGAAGTGCAGCATGCCCGAAGATGGAGGCAAAGTTTACGATGCCGTCATCGTCGGAATCGATCCCGTGGGAGATGTGGCCGTAATCAAAATGCTCGGTCGCGACGATTTCCCCGCCGCCGAGATTGTCGACAGCAACGACGTCAAGGCAGGCGACTGGTGCTTTGCCGTGGGGAATCCTTTTCTGTTGGCAACCGATCTGCAGCCAACCGTTACTTGGGGAATTGTCTCTGGGGTGCATCGCTACCAATACCCGGCCGGCACGCTGTTGGAATATACCGACTGTTTACAAACCAACGCCGCGATCAACCCGGGCAACTCGGGTGGTCCGTTGTTCAATGCCAAAGGGCAACTCATCGGCATCAATGGCCGCGGTTCCTTCGAAAAACGAGGACGCGTGAACGTGGGTGTCGGCTACGCGATTTCAATTAACCAGGTGATGAACTTCCTTGGTTACTTGAAAAGTGGCCGGGTGATCGATCACGCCACGCTCGGCGCGACGGTGACCACCGATTCGGAAGGACGGGTCGTTGTCACGAACATCCTTAGTTCGTCCGACGCCTACCGTCGCGGGCTACGTTACGGCGACGAGATTATCAGCTTCGGCAATCGCGAAATCACTACCGTCAACGGCTTCAAAAACATTCTTGGGATCTATCCGCGTGGTTGGAGCATCCCGCTTTCGTATCGTCGCGATGGCAAACGTTACGACACCGTCGTTCGCCTGACTGGCGTTCACTCGCGCCGCGAACTGCTGGAAAAGATCGGCAGCGCCCCCATTCCTCCGAGCCCTGAAGAAAAGCCGGAAGAAGAGGGGGACAAGCCGAAAAAACCGCAGCGTCCTAGCCCCCCTCCAGGGCACGGCAAAGAAGAAGCCAAGCCGCCCGAACAGTGGAAACATCTGTTCGCCAAGAAGACGGGCTACGCCAACTATCACTTCAACCAAGAACACCAAAACCGCCTGCGAAAAGCGCTCGACGCTTTGGGCAAATGGGGCGAAACTTCCGATTCCTGGGAATTCGAATACTCGCTGGTCGATAACGACACCGGCGTCATTCACCTCGACCCGGCCACCGTGCAAGGCAAACTGGCTGGCGTCAATCACAACATCGAGATCACCGGCGACCTGACCCAAAAGTTAGAGCCTGCCGGTAGCGGTGGCTTGTTTTTGGCGTTGTATACGTGGAAGCGTTTGCTCCGCGAGCCGTTTGAAACGTTTGGCGAAGTTTACTACTTGGGTACCGCCCCGCGACGTGACTTTAACGTTCAGTACGACGTGCTTGTCGGGCTGTACGATGCTCTGGAAGTTCGGGCCTATTTCGATCAGAAGACTGGCGAGTTGGCGGTGCTGGAGATGTTCCCAGAATCGGACGCCGACCCCTGCGAGATCGAATTTAGCGACTACCGGGAGGTCGACGGATACACGCTTCCCTATCGGATGGTCGTTCGTTTTGGTGACGAGCCGTTTGATATTGTGACGGTCAAAAAATGGAATGTCCTTCCAGCCAGCGAGGGAACCTAA
- a CDS encoding S1C family serine protease — protein sequence MCGKRTFNLLLLVLTLAGLGLGTRSLQAEATLRDITRDVQRKVVKIYGAGGLRGLESYQSGSLITPNGHILTAWSYVLDSSVITVVLDDGRHFTAELAGADPRFGIALLKIDAEELPFFNLDEGVSVQPGERILSFSNLFGIAAGDEPASVLSGYVSAIAPLEARRSAFPSAYQGPVLIVDAIVNNPGAAGGILTDQSGHFVGLIGKELRSSRNDIWLNYALPVAEIKEPIEDLLAGRSRPFVDPQQEKPQMPLTLAHLGLVLVPDVLDKTPVYVERVERDSLAAAGNLQPDDLIMYVDGTLISSQDALVEKLSYIDRDKVVSLIVLRDKELIEITLNELK from the coding sequence ATGTGTGGGAAACGAACCTTCAATCTGCTTTTGCTGGTGTTGACGTTGGCCGGACTCGGCCTTGGGACTCGCTCGCTGCAGGCCGAAGCAACCTTGCGCGACATCACGCGTGATGTCCAGCGGAAGGTCGTCAAGATCTACGGGGCAGGGGGGCTGCGTGGCCTGGAATCGTACCAATCGGGCAGCCTCATTACGCCGAACGGCCACATCCTTACCGCGTGGAGCTATGTGCTGGATTCCAGCGTAATTACGGTCGTCCTGGACGATGGAAGGCACTTCACGGCAGAACTAGCCGGCGCCGATCCTCGCTTTGGAATCGCGCTGCTCAAGATCGATGCGGAAGAGCTGCCGTTTTTCAACCTCGACGAAGGTGTCTCGGTGCAGCCAGGCGAACGAATTTTGTCGTTCAGCAACTTGTTTGGAATAGCCGCCGGCGATGAACCGGCCAGCGTGCTAAGTGGTTATGTCTCGGCAATTGCCCCTCTGGAAGCACGACGTAGCGCGTTCCCCTCGGCCTATCAAGGTCCGGTATTGATTGTCGATGCGATCGTCAACAACCCAGGGGCCGCTGGAGGGATTCTGACCGATCAGTCGGGACACTTTGTTGGGCTAATCGGCAAAGAGCTGCGTAGTTCGCGAAACGATATCTGGTTGAACTATGCCTTGCCGGTTGCCGAGATTAAAGAGCCGATCGAAGATCTTCTCGCAGGTCGCTCGCGTCCGTTCGTCGACCCGCAGCAGGAAAAACCGCAAATGCCGCTCACCCTGGCCCATTTGGGCTTGGTGCTGGTTCCAGATGTGCTCGATAAGACGCCCGTCTATGTGGAACGGGTCGAACGCGATTCGCTGGCCGCCGCCGGGAATCTTCAACCGGACGATCTGATTATGTATGTCGACGGAACGCTGATTTCGTCCCAAGATGCGTTGGTCGAGAAGCTAAGCTATATAGACCGGGACAAAGTTGTCTCTCTGATCGTCTTGCGAGACAAAGAACTGATTGAAATCACACTGAACGAATTGAAGTAA
- a CDS encoding PDZ domain-containing protein — MLKPLTRLPLLLLTISLTLACGSVGAQQLNIEEDAAIRAAVELAAPSVVQIETVGGLVQGGGPLEGGSRTTGTIISADGYILSSLVGFIQEPSGILVTLPSGKRVAAKVVAKDKNRNLILLKVETDEELPTPKTIERSQLRPGQWAIALGKTFSPDMPSVSVGILSAKNRVWGKAVQTDAKISPNNYGGPLVDIHGRVIGILTPLSPQDSGATGGMEWYDSGIGFAVPLTELEPRLALLKEGKDLLPGLLGINLKGNDIIADPAEIAAVRYNSPAQEAGIQAKDILIEANGHPIERQAQLKHILGEAYAGDTIAFKVKRGDEELSLEVKLADKLIPYDRPLLGIMPQRDIEEAIVQYVFEDTAAHGIGLQAGDKVIRYDDTEITTSQSLREAVATAKPDVPHKLTIVREGAEQAFEVQPRSFPNQFLTGAPQPTVAPDAAEQEGLVTGESDFQLAEEQNEAKLFVPEVAKKLPSLGLVVVLGDVDFKLEPMRDAWHEQAEAFGFAVLEVMPANGDRWNRAESSVVRKMIDRVRDNYNIDAKRTITVGGKSGGAMSLIHGFENRDVQNGAVSAEAGIPRGTSVPDCEPLSQLELVFVIPREEKRAEVIKKQASSLREMKYTVIELPMPDEESSVLSATEIAQLAVWLNTLDRI; from the coding sequence ATGTTGAAGCCGCTGACACGTTTGCCCCTTTTGCTGCTGACCATCTCGCTGACGTTGGCCTGCGGTAGCGTAGGCGCCCAGCAGCTGAACATCGAAGAAGATGCCGCCATCCGCGCGGCGGTTGAACTGGCTGCGCCGAGCGTGGTGCAAATCGAAACGGTTGGTGGTTTGGTTCAAGGAGGAGGTCCGCTTGAAGGGGGCAGCCGCACGACCGGCACGATTATCTCTGCCGACGGCTACATCCTTTCCAGCTTAGTTGGCTTCATTCAAGAGCCCTCCGGCATTTTGGTGACGTTGCCCAGCGGTAAACGGGTGGCGGCGAAGGTGGTTGCCAAGGACAAGAACCGCAATCTGATTTTATTGAAAGTCGAAACCGACGAAGAACTGCCTACGCCGAAAACAATCGAGCGTTCCCAGCTTCGGCCTGGGCAGTGGGCGATTGCGTTAGGCAAAACGTTCTCGCCGGATATGCCTTCGGTTTCGGTCGGTATTCTCAGCGCGAAAAATCGCGTCTGGGGTAAGGCCGTTCAAACCGATGCGAAGATCTCGCCCAACAATTACGGTGGTCCGCTGGTCGATATTCATGGCCGCGTGATCGGCATTCTGACGCCTCTTTCTCCCCAAGATTCTGGGGCCACAGGTGGCATGGAATGGTACGACTCTGGCATTGGATTCGCTGTTCCTCTGACCGAGTTAGAACCACGCTTGGCCCTGCTTAAAGAAGGCAAAGACTTGCTGCCGGGGCTGCTAGGCATCAACCTAAAAGGGAACGACATCATTGCCGACCCAGCGGAAATTGCAGCCGTTCGCTACAACAGCCCCGCTCAGGAAGCCGGCATTCAGGCCAAAGACATCTTAATCGAAGCGAACGGCCATCCGATCGAGCGTCAGGCTCAACTGAAACACATTCTCGGCGAAGCGTACGCAGGCGATACGATTGCCTTCAAAGTGAAGCGGGGGGACGAAGAGCTTTCGCTGGAAGTGAAATTAGCCGACAAGCTAATCCCGTACGATCGCCCACTGCTGGGTATCATGCCGCAGCGTGATATTGAAGAAGCAATTGTGCAGTATGTTTTTGAAGACACCGCCGCCCATGGCATTGGCTTGCAGGCAGGGGATAAGGTCATTCGCTACGACGATACCGAAATCACCACCTCGCAGAGCTTGCGTGAAGCGGTTGCGACCGCGAAGCCTGACGTGCCGCACAAATTGACCATCGTCCGAGAAGGGGCCGAACAAGCGTTCGAGGTTCAGCCTCGCTCGTTTCCGAACCAGTTTCTCACCGGAGCCCCCCAACCGACTGTGGCCCCTGATGCCGCCGAGCAGGAAGGTTTGGTTACCGGTGAGAGTGATTTCCAACTTGCCGAAGAGCAAAACGAAGCCAAGCTGTTTGTGCCGGAAGTGGCCAAGAAGCTACCTTCGTTAGGTTTGGTGGTGGTGTTGGGCGATGTCGACTTCAAGCTGGAACCGATGCGAGATGCCTGGCACGAACAAGCCGAAGCGTTTGGCTTTGCCGTGCTCGAAGTCATGCCCGCCAACGGCGACCGCTGGAATCGGGCCGAGTCGTCGGTCGTTCGGAAAATGATCGACCGCGTTCGTGACAACTACAACATCGATGCCAAGCGTACCATCACGGTCGGGGGCAAATCTGGCGGGGCGATGTCGCTGATTCACGGTTTTGAAAACCGTGACGTCCAAAACGGGGCCGTCTCGGCCGAGGCTGGGATTCCGCGTGGTACCAGCGTGCCAGACTGTGAACCACTCTCGCAGTTGGAACTTGTCTTTGTGATTCCTCGCGAAGAAAAACGAGCCGAGGTGATTAAGAAACAGGCGAGTTCCCTGCGTGAGATGAAATACACCGTGATCGAGCTTCCCATGCCCGACGAAGAATCGAGCGTGCTTTCCGCCACCGAGATCGCTCAACTGGCCGTGTGGCTAAATACGCTCGATCGGATCTAA
- a CDS encoding tetratricopeptide repeat protein yields the protein MSFRRIVCSLTSLALLGGFLSMPRFVQAEAGLGVPDRWSPPSREQLAEELTTWTQSSQIPVDTKAQLLELWQNTSSSALPLRDLLDQSLEISSADIWAKLNTFRETGTYQGALELDSNNVDNWPPKFLIHHAKFIYGKWLAEKGFYDEALHELSEPLPDQVVDPAALLFFEASCQHYLLQKEQCVATLKQLLSRSEGLPVRYLAVSQMMLKDIEPLEADSLDEVARMMRDIERRLDLGRAGKKVRQTEEDVVAKLDKMIEDLEEQRQQQQQQQQQQGQNGSNSATQPKQQSTPGTDTGPGNVDKKEMEHKHDWGDVPPKERQEALQQISNEYPSHYRRAIEEYFRKIARDPAAGNN from the coding sequence ATGAGTTTTCGCCGAATTGTCTGCAGCCTAACGAGCCTCGCCCTCCTCGGAGGTTTTTTGAGCATGCCTCGTTTCGTGCAAGCTGAAGCTGGTTTAGGTGTCCCAGACCGTTGGTCCCCACCCTCGCGCGAGCAACTGGCGGAAGAGTTGACCACTTGGACGCAATCTTCGCAGATTCCTGTGGATACGAAGGCCCAACTGCTCGAGCTATGGCAAAACACCAGCAGCTCGGCTTTACCTTTGCGTGATCTCCTCGATCAATCGCTCGAAATAAGTTCCGCCGATATTTGGGCCAAGCTCAATACCTTCCGCGAAACGGGGACGTACCAAGGAGCCCTCGAACTCGATAGCAACAACGTCGACAACTGGCCTCCCAAGTTCCTCATTCACCACGCCAAGTTTATCTACGGCAAGTGGCTGGCAGAAAAAGGGTTCTACGACGAAGCCCTCCATGAACTCAGCGAACCCCTTCCCGATCAAGTGGTCGACCCGGCGGCGCTCCTGTTCTTCGAGGCTTCCTGCCAACATTACTTGCTCCAGAAAGAGCAGTGTGTGGCCACGCTCAAGCAGTTACTCTCGCGCAGCGAAGGGCTACCGGTGCGTTACTTGGCGGTCTCGCAAATGATGCTAAAAGACATCGAGCCCCTCGAAGCAGATTCGCTGGACGAAGTTGCCCGGATGATGCGTGATATTGAACGCCGCTTAGACTTAGGCCGAGCTGGTAAAAAGGTACGCCAGACCGAAGAAGACGTCGTCGCCAAGCTCGACAAGATGATTGAAGACCTGGAAGAACAACGCCAACAACAACAGCAGCAGCAACAACAGCAAGGGCAGAACGGATCGAACAGCGCCACCCAGCCCAAGCAGCAGAGTACACCCGGCACCGATACCGGACCAGGCAATGTCGATAAGAAAGAAATGGAACACAAGCACGACTGGGGAGATGTTCCGCCCAAGGAACGCCAGGAAGCTTTGCAGCAGATTTCCAATGAGTATCCCTCGCACTACCGCCGGGCTATTGAAGAATATTTCCGCAAGATCGCGCGCGACCCCGCAGCGGGCAACAACTAA